In Macrobrachium rosenbergii isolate ZJJX-2024 chromosome 19, ASM4041242v1, whole genome shotgun sequence, the following are encoded in one genomic region:
- the LOC136848408 gene encoding fibrous sheath CABYR-binding protein-like, with translation MSHPTSNATSKPASDAQRHPTSGAPSHPTSDAPGQPASDAPSQPTSDALGQPASDALGQPASDAPSQPASDAPSQPESDAPSKQHLMLQVIQHLMLQVNQHLMLQVNQHPMLHVNRASDALGQPAPDAPSQPESDAPSEQHLMLQVIQRQPASDAASQPASDAPCHPTSDAPSKPTPDAPGQPASDAASQPAFDVPGHPTSDAPSQPASGTPGQQASDAASQPASDAPCQPTSDAPSQPTSDAPGQPASDASSQTASDAPSQPEYDAPSQPTPDARGQPASDVPSQTTSDAPSQPESDAPSQPASDAPSFPISDVPSKPAFDAPSKPTSDAPSQPASDAPSKQHLMLQDAPSQPASEQVSQNLHFPKMSARI, from the exons ATGAG TCATCCAACATCTAATGCAACAAGTAAACCAGCATCTGATGCACAAAGACATCCAACATCTGGTGCTCCAAGTCATCCAACATCTGATGCTCCAGGTCAACCAGCATCTGATGCTCCAAGTCAACCAACATCTGATGCTCTAGGTCAACCAGCATCTGATGCTCTAGGTCAACCAGCATCTGATGCTCCAAGTCAACCAGCATCTGATGCTCCAAGTCAACCAGAATCTGATGCTCCAAGTAAACAACATCTGATGCTCCAAGTCATCCAACATCTGATGCTCCAGGTCAACCAGCATCTGATGCTCCAAGTCAACCAACATCCGATGCTCCATGTCAACCGAGCATCTGATGCTCTAGGTCAACCAGCACCTGATGCTCCAAGTCAACCAGAATCTGATGCTCCAAGTGAACAACATCTGATGCTCCAAGTCATCCAAC GTCAACCAGCATCTGATGCTGCAAGTCAGCCAGCATCTGATGCTCCATGTCATCCAACATCTGATGCTCCAAGTAAACCAACACCTGATGCTCCAGGTCAACCAGCATCTGATGCTGCAAGTCAGCCAGCATTTGATGTTCCAGGTCATCCAACATCTGATGCTCCAA GTCAACCAGCATCTGGTACTCCAGGTCAACAAGCATCTGATGCTGCAAGTCAGCCAGCATCTGATGCTCCATGTCAGCCAACATCTGATGCTCCAAGTCAACCAACATCTGATGCTCCAGGTCAACCAGCATCTGATGCTTCAAGTCAAACAGCATCTGATGCTCCAAGTCAACCAGAATATGATGCTCCAAGTCAACCAACCCCTGATGCTCGAGGTCAACCGGCATCTGATGTTCCAAGTCAAACAACATCTGATGCTCCAAGTCAGCCAGAATCTGATGCTCCAAGTCAACCAGCATCTGATGCTCCGAGTTTTCCAATATCTGATGTGCCAAGTAAACCAGCATTTGATGCACCAAGCAAACCAACATCTGATGCTCCAAGCCAACCAGCATCTGACGCTCCAAGTAAACAACATCTGATGCTCCAGGATGCACCAAGTCAACCAGCATCTGAACAAGTCAGCCAGAATCTTCATTTTCCAAAAATGTCAGCCAG
- the LOC136848407 gene encoding uncharacterized protein: MPECILEVEPPWKCKKEVEPPWKCNKEVEPPWKCKKEVEPPPWKCNKEVESPWKCNKEVERPWKCKREVEPPWKCNKEVEPPWKCKKEVEPPWKCKKDVEPPWKCNKEVEPPWKCKKEVEPPWKCNKEVEPLWKCKKEVEPPWKCNKEVEPPWKCNREVEPPWKCNKEVEPPWKCNKEVEPPWKCNKEVEPPWKSNKTKELENESLFPYE; the protein is encoded by the exons ATGCCTGAGTGCATATTG GAGGTTGAACCTCCTTGGAAATGTAAAAAGGAAGTTGAACCCCCCTGGAAATGTAACAAGGAGGTTGAACCTCCTTGGAAATGTAAAAAGGAGGTTGAACCCCCCCCCTGGAAATGTAACAAGGAGGTTGAATCTCCTTGGAAATGTAACAAGGAGGTTGAACGTCCTTGGAAATGTAAAAGGGAAGTTGAACCCCCCTGGAAATGTAACAAGGAGGTTGAACCTCCTTGGAAATGTAAAAAGGAGGTTGAACCTCCTTGGAAATGTAAAAAGGATGTTGAACCCCCCTGGAAATGTAACAAGGAGGTTGAACCTCCTTGGAAATGTAAAAAGGAGGTTGAACCCCCCTGGAAATGTAACAAGGAGGTTGAACCTCTTTGGAAATGTAAAAAGGAGGTTGAACCCCCCTGGAAATGTAACAAGGAGGTTGAACCTCCTTGGAAATGTAACAGGGAGGTTGAACCTCCCTGGAAATGCAACAAGGAGGTTGAACCTCCCTGGAAATGCAACAAGGAGGTTGAACCTCCTTGGAAATGTAACAAGGAGGTTGAACCTCCTTGGAAAAGTAATAAGACTAAGGAGTTAGAAAACGAGTCTTTATTTCCATATGAGTAA